Proteins encoded by one window of Orbaceae bacterium BiB:
- a CDS encoding DUF484 domain-containing protein, which yields MNIKPKKEKMPIDPKAKLTKKSTNTRSRAKKVLLNDDLVSQYLIQNPDFFIRHARQIEQMNIPHPVRGVISLSEWQLARQRNKIKQLESEITLLMEQASANEKLFESLMFAQNQLLQATDLNDLVERLNIWAKSLGLVGAYLYLFDDKWQLGTPLNYHHLSLSSDKFEFIRVRHLQYGRQYLGQLNMTELNLLIPERVYVGSVAVSMLGQFSDLGVLVFASRNPYHYQAGQGTLLLEKISEILPLLISRWIMRKT from the coding sequence ATGAATATAAAACCCAAAAAAGAGAAAATGCCTATAGATCCAAAGGCTAAATTAACGAAAAAATCGACCAATACGCGTAGTCGTGCTAAAAAAGTACTACTTAACGATGATTTGGTGAGTCAGTATTTAATCCAAAATCCCGATTTCTTTATACGCCATGCTAGACAGATAGAGCAGATGAATATCCCTCATCCGGTGCGAGGTGTGATCTCTTTGTCTGAATGGCAACTTGCTCGTCAACGCAATAAAATAAAGCAGTTAGAATCTGAAATTACACTTTTAATGGAACAAGCGAGTGCGAATGAAAAACTGTTTGAATCATTAATGTTTGCACAAAATCAGTTACTACAAGCAACAGATCTCAATGATTTAGTCGAGCGATTAAATATTTGGGCAAAATCGCTAGGCTTAGTTGGCGCATATCTCTATCTTTTTGATGATAAATGGCAATTAGGAACGCCATTAAATTATCATCATTTATCACTATCTTCTGATAAATTCGAATTTATTCGAGTTCGTCACTTACAATATGGTCGTCAATATTTAGGCCAACTTAATATGACTGAACTTAATTTATTAATTCCCGAAAGAGTATATGTGGGATCTGTAGCCGTATCAATGCTAGGACAATTTTCTGATTTAGGTGTATTAGTTTTTGCAAGTCGTAATCCTTATCACTATCAGGCTGGGCAAGGAACATTACTGTTAGAAAAAATTAGTGAAATTTTGCCATTACTAATTAGTCGCTGGATTATGCGAAAAACATAG
- the dapF gene encoding diaminopimelate epimerase: protein MNFSKMHGLGNDFMVIDCITQNVHLSPETIRRLSDRHTGIGFDQLLLVEPPYSPDTDFHYRIFNADGSEVEQCGNGARCFARFVRLKGLTKKRVLKVSTQKGIIVLTVNANETVKVNMGEPSFEPSKVPFKAIKEEKTYIMRVHEQTVLCGVASMGNPHCVMQVDDVLTAQVTTLGPALESHERFPERANIGFMQVIDRNNICLRVFERGVGETMACGTGACAAVAIGINQGILGDSVKVNLPGGELLIEWKGGRSPLFMTGSATHVFDGFIAL, encoded by the coding sequence ATGAATTTTTCCAAAATGCATGGACTAGGTAATGATTTTATGGTCATTGATTGCATTACTCAAAATGTTCATTTATCACCAGAAACGATCCGACGCTTATCAGACCGACACACTGGTATCGGTTTCGATCAGTTATTATTAGTAGAACCGCCTTATTCCCCCGATACTGATTTTCACTATCGTATTTTTAATGCTGATGGTAGCGAAGTTGAGCAGTGTGGTAACGGTGCGCGTTGTTTTGCTCGTTTTGTTCGATTGAAGGGGTTAACTAAAAAACGTGTGTTAAAAGTTAGTACTCAAAAAGGGATTATTGTATTGACTGTCAATGCCAATGAAACCGTCAAAGTGAATATGGGTGAACCAAGCTTTGAGCCGAGTAAAGTCCCTTTTAAAGCGATTAAAGAAGAGAAAACCTACATTATGCGCGTTCATGAACAAACGGTATTATGTGGTGTTGCTTCGATGGGCAATCCTCATTGTGTTATGCAAGTTGATGATGTTCTTACTGCGCAAGTTACTACGTTAGGGCCTGCTTTGGAATCTCATGAACGGTTTCCTGAAAGAGCCAATATTGGATTTATGCAAGTTATCGATCGTAATAATATCTGTTTACGTGTATTTGAACGTGGTGTTGGTGAGACAATGGCTTGTGGAACCGGAGCTTGTGCGGCTGTTGCCATCGGTATTAACCAAGGTATTTTAGGCGATAGTGTAAAAGTTAATTTACCTGGTGGTGAATTATTGATTGAATGGAAAGGCGGGCGTTCGCCATTATTTATGACGGGTAGCGCGACTCATGTTTTTGATGGTTTTATTGCATTATAA
- the lysA gene encoding diaminopimelate decarboxylase yields MNFLHYQKGKLFAHQHSITELAQQYGTPLYVYSRDYIEQQWLEFDHALKGRKHLICYAIKANSNLAILNTLAKLGSGFDIVSQGELERVLKAGADPKKVVFSGVAKSEAEIERALEVGIKCFNVESEPELERIQSIAQRLNKIAPISLRVNPDVDAKTHPYISTGLRNNKFGISYQLARAVYQKARELSHIEIFGIDCHIGSQLTDISPFLDAADRILTLVNQLKNDGIIIKHIDFGGGLGVCYDNETPIKSSDLVNELIKKLAAYDCDDVEILFEPGRSIVANSGMLITRVEYVKHQDDNHFAIVDAGMNDLIRPALYEAWMRILPEQEDKPGQTIYPYSIVGPICESSDFLGKDRELAVEQGDLLVVCSAGAYGFTMASNYNSKPKVAEVLIDETSHRLVRKRETFEMLWQGETI; encoded by the coding sequence ATGAACTTTTTACATTATCAAAAAGGTAAGTTATTTGCTCATCAACATTCTATTACTGAATTGGCTCAACAATATGGTACGCCATTGTATGTCTATAGTCGTGATTATATTGAACAGCAATGGCTTGAGTTTGATCATGCATTAAAAGGTCGTAAACATCTTATTTGCTATGCAATTAAGGCAAATAGTAATTTGGCTATTTTAAATACATTAGCAAAATTAGGTTCTGGTTTTGATATTGTCTCTCAAGGCGAATTAGAAAGAGTTTTAAAAGCGGGTGCTGATCCGAAAAAAGTGGTTTTTTCAGGTGTGGCTAAATCTGAAGCTGAGATTGAACGAGCATTAGAAGTTGGTATTAAGTGTTTTAATGTGGAGTCTGAACCTGAATTAGAACGAATCCAGAGTATTGCTCAGCGATTAAATAAAATTGCTCCAATTTCATTGCGTGTCAATCCGGATGTTGATGCAAAAACTCATCCGTATATCTCAACGGGATTACGTAATAATAAATTTGGTATCAGTTACCAATTAGCGAGAGCTGTGTATCAAAAAGCACGTGAGCTATCTCATATTGAAATTTTCGGTATTGATTGTCATATTGGTTCGCAATTAACTGATATTTCGCCTTTCCTTGATGCAGCTGATCGTATTTTAACGTTAGTTAACCAGCTAAAAAATGATGGTATTATCATTAAGCATATCGATTTTGGTGGTGGATTAGGTGTCTGTTATGACAATGAAACTCCAATTAAGTCTTCTGATTTGGTTAATGAACTTATTAAAAAATTAGCGGCTTATGATTGTGATGATGTCGAAATTCTTTTTGAACCGGGTCGCTCGATTGTCGCTAATTCAGGGATGTTAATTACCCGCGTTGAATATGTAAAACACCAAGATGATAACCATTTTGCAATTGTTGATGCGGGTATGAATGATCTGATTCGTCCTGCACTTTATGAGGCATGGATGCGTATCTTACCGGAGCAAGAAGATAAGCCAGGACAAACAATTTATCCTTATAGTATTGTTGGCCCTATTTGTGAATCAAGTGATTTTCTGGGTAAAGATCGTGAACTTGCTGTTGAACAAGGTGATCTACTTGTTGTATGTAGTGCTGGTGCTTATGGTTTTACAATGGCTTCTAACTACAACAGTAAACCTAAAGTTGCAGAAGTGTTAATCGATGAAACATCACATCGTTTAGTTCGTAAACGTGAAACCTTTGAAATGTTATGGCAAGGTGAAACTATTTAA
- a CDS encoding lipoprotein — protein sequence MIKMFLSIVFFCFLLSACGLKGPLYEPGKQATALMFTSPLFYGVA from the coding sequence ATGATCAAAATGTTTTTATCTATTGTTTTCTTCTGTTTTTTATTAAGTGCATGTGGTCTAAAAGGTCCTCTTTATGAGCCTGGTAAACAGGCTACAGCACTGATGTTTACTTCACCTTTATTTTATGGAGTTGCTTAA
- the ruvB gene encoding Holliday junction branch migration DNA helicase RuvB, which translates to MIEADRLISPVVQKEEDNIDRAIRPKYLDEYIGQPHVREQMKIFIQAAKQRGDALDHLLIFGPPGLGKTTLANIVANELNVNLRTTSGPVLEKAGDLAAMLTNLEPHDVLFIDEIHRLSPVVEEILYPAMEDYQLDIMIGEGPAARSIKIDLPPFTLIGATTRAGSLTSPLRDRFGIVQRLEFYQVADLEYIVSRSAKFLGMELSAEGAHHIAKRSRGTPRIANRLLRRVRDFADVKSNGIVDATIATQALDMLDVDIEGFDFMDRKLLLAIIEKFMGGPVGLDNLAAAIGEERETIEDVLEPFLIQQGYIQRTPRGRIATPHAYRHFGIISHDK; encoded by the coding sequence ATGATCGAAGCAGATCGCTTAATATCCCCAGTTGTACAAAAAGAAGAAGACAATATCGATCGTGCAATTCGACCTAAATATTTAGATGAATATATTGGTCAGCCTCATGTTCGTGAACAGATGAAAATTTTTATTCAAGCGGCGAAACAGCGTGGTGATGCTCTCGATCATTTACTGATCTTTGGTCCTCCAGGGCTTGGTAAAACAACGCTAGCAAATATTGTGGCCAATGAACTGAATGTTAATTTACGTACCACATCTGGGCCTGTATTAGAAAAAGCGGGTGATTTAGCCGCAATGTTGACTAATCTTGAACCCCATGATGTATTATTTATTGATGAGATACATCGTCTGTCGCCAGTGGTGGAAGAGATCTTATATCCCGCAATGGAGGATTATCAACTCGATATTATGATCGGTGAAGGTCCAGCAGCGCGTTCTATAAAGATTGATTTACCACCATTTACGTTAATTGGTGCAACCACTCGCGCAGGCTCATTAACTTCTCCGTTGCGAGATCGTTTTGGTATTGTGCAGCGCTTAGAATTTTATCAAGTTGCTGATTTAGAATATATTGTTAGTCGTAGTGCTAAATTTTTAGGAATGGAGCTATCAGCAGAAGGAGCTCATCATATTGCTAAACGTTCTCGCGGAACCCCTCGAATAGCGAATCGATTATTGCGTCGAGTGCGTGATTTTGCTGATGTTAAGTCAAATGGGATTGTTGATGCAACGATCGCAACACAAGCGCTAGATATGTTAGATGTTGACATTGAAGGCTTTGATTTTATGGATCGAAAATTACTACTTGCTATTATTGAAAAATTCATGGGTGGGCCAGTCGGACTTGATAATCTCGCTGCGGCAATTGGTGAAGAGCGAGAAACCATCGAAGATGTACTCGAACCATTTTTAATTCAGCAAGGTTATATTCAACGAACACCAAGAGGCCGAATTGCCACACCACATGCTTATCGTCATTTTGGTATTATAAGTCATGATAAATAG
- the ruvA gene encoding Holliday junction branch migration protein RuvA — MIGRLRGIIIEKQPPEILIEVNGVGYEVFMPMTCFYELPDNGQEATILTHFIVREDAQLLYGFNNQQERLLFRELIKVNGVGPKLALAILSGMSATQFVAAVEQGEIKTLVKLPGVGTKTAERLIVEMKDRFKHFGGDLLNRTVPADSKDKSVQAMKLSNQIESEAISALIALGYKPQEASKIISKVIKPEMDSETLIKEALKSAL; from the coding sequence GTGATAGGTCGCTTACGTGGTATTATTATTGAAAAACAGCCGCCAGAGATATTAATCGAGGTTAATGGCGTTGGCTATGAAGTTTTCATGCCAATGACCTGTTTTTATGAACTTCCTGATAATGGCCAAGAAGCCACAATTTTAACCCATTTTATTGTTCGGGAAGATGCGCAATTACTGTATGGTTTTAATAATCAACAAGAACGCTTACTTTTTCGTGAGTTAATTAAAGTTAATGGTGTTGGACCGAAATTAGCTTTGGCTATCTTATCGGGAATGTCTGCAACACAATTTGTTGCCGCTGTTGAACAAGGCGAAATTAAAACCTTAGTCAAACTTCCTGGTGTTGGTACTAAAACGGCGGAGCGCCTGATTGTTGAAATGAAAGATCGCTTCAAACACTTTGGCGGAGATTTACTCAATCGCACGGTGCCGGCTGATAGTAAAGATAAGTCAGTGCAGGCGATGAAACTCTCTAATCAGATTGAGAGTGAAGCGATTTCAGCTTTAATTGCATTGGGCTATAAACCACAGGAAGCTAGTAAAATTATCAGTAAGGTGATTAAACCAGAAATGGACAGTGAAACTTTGATTAAAGAAGCATTAAAATCAGCCTTATAG
- the ruvC gene encoding crossover junction endodeoxyribonuclease RuvC gives MPIILGIDPGSRLTGYGVIRQTGRQLTYLGSGCIRTAVDDLPTRLKRIYAGVSEIIMQFQPEMFAIEQVFMAKNADSALKLGQARGAAIVAAVNCDLPVFEYAARLVKQTVVGTGAADKAQVQHMVKMLLKLPASPQADAADALAIAITHAHSYQTLIQNSFKK, from the coding sequence ATGCCTATTATTTTAGGTATCGATCCAGGTTCTCGTTTGACGGGTTACGGTGTAATTCGTCAAACAGGCCGTCAATTAACTTATCTTGGTAGTGGTTGTATTCGAACTGCTGTTGATGATTTGCCTACTCGTTTAAAACGCATTTATGCTGGCGTCAGTGAAATTATTATGCAATTTCAACCTGAGATGTTTGCAATTGAACAAGTTTTTATGGCTAAAAATGCTGATTCAGCACTAAAATTAGGGCAAGCGAGAGGGGCAGCCATTGTCGCTGCCGTTAATTGTGATCTGCCTGTTTTTGAATATGCCGCTAGATTAGTTAAGCAAACTGTGGTTGGAACTGGTGCCGCTGATAAAGCGCAGGTTCAGCATATGGTAAAGATGTTACTGAAATTACCAGCAAGTCCACAAGCTGATGCGGCAGATGCTTTAGCTATAGCCATTACTCATGCACATAGTTATCAAACGTTGATTCAAAATAGCTTCAAAAAATAG
- a CDS encoding YebC/PmpR family DNA-binding transcriptional regulator, producing MAGHSKWANTKHRKAAQDAKRGKIFTKIIRELVTAAKIGGGDPASNPRLRAAMDKALSNNMTRDTMNRAIARGVGGEDDSNMETIIYEGYGPAGTAVMVECLSDNRNRTVSEVRHAFTKTGGNLGTDGSVAYLFTKKGVISYPAGTDEDQVMDAALEVGADDVVTYDDGAIDVFTSPESFGEVKDALDAAGLVSESAEVSMIPATKVDLDIDSAPKLLRLIDMLEDCDDVQEVYHNGEVSDEVAATL from the coding sequence ATGGCAGGTCATAGTAAGTGGGCCAATACCAAACACCGTAAAGCAGCACAGGATGCTAAACGCGGTAAAATTTTTACTAAAATTATTCGTGAGCTAGTAACTGCAGCTAAAATCGGTGGTGGCGATCCAGCGTCAAACCCTCGTTTACGTGCAGCAATGGATAAAGCATTATCGAATAATATGACTCGTGATACCATGAACCGTGCGATTGCTCGTGGGGTAGGTGGTGAAGACGATAGCAATATGGAAACTATCATTTATGAAGGATATGGTCCAGCGGGTACTGCTGTTATGGTTGAATGTTTAAGTGATAATCGTAACCGTACTGTATCTGAAGTTCGTCATGCGTTTACCAAAACCGGTGGTAATTTAGGTACTGATGGTTCAGTTGCTTATCTATTTACTAAAAAAGGCGTTATCTCTTATCCAGCGGGTACTGATGAAGATCAGGTGATGGATGCGGCTTTAGAAGTCGGTGCGGATGATGTTGTTACTTATGATGATGGTGCAATTGATGTATTTACTTCTCCTGAATCATTTGGTGAAGTGAAAGATGCATTAGATGCCGCAGGTTTAGTTTCTGAATCAGCAGAAGTATCAATGATTCCAGCAACCAAAGTTGATTTAGATATCGACTCAGCGCCAAAATTATTACGTCTTATTGATATGCTTGAAGATTGTGACGATGTACAGGAAGTTTACCACAATGGTGAAGTTTCTGACGAGGTTGCAGCTACACTCTAA